The Hymenobacter oligotrophus genome has a window encoding:
- a CDS encoding aspartate kinase, which yields MKVLKFGGTSVGSAERMRAVAELIKAQEPRIVVLSAMSGTTNALVAIAKLLFEGEITAATSQTEILRQHYHMVAKELLPDAAVAQEATKLLDESFKTIFNLTRTPLSASGEKVILAQGELLSTQLFHLYLTRVLGEQAALLPALEFMRLDHDDEPDAAYIREHLATQLAAHPGHHLFITQGYICRSAEGFIDNLKRGGSDYSASLIGAAASAEEIQIWTDIDGLHNNDPRVVEGTYPIRELSFDEAAELAYFGAKILHPSSVLPAREHGIPVRLLNTMQPEAPGTLISSKTGSEAIKAVAAKDGLTAIRIKSSRMLLAFGFLRSIFDVFERYRTPIDMVTTSEVAVSLTIDDSSNLPAILEELRRFGTVEIDTDLTIICLVGNLVQEQHGAAGQVFDTLRDVPLRMISYGGSPNNISILINTTDKARALHALNDGLFRREQALTNAPTQGN from the coding sequence ATGAAAGTTCTCAAGTTCGGCGGCACGTCCGTCGGGTCGGCCGAGCGGATGCGTGCCGTGGCCGAGCTTATCAAGGCCCAGGAGCCCCGCATCGTGGTGCTCTCGGCCATGTCGGGCACTACCAATGCGCTGGTAGCCATTGCCAAGCTGTTGTTCGAGGGTGAAATCACGGCGGCTACCTCGCAAACCGAGATTTTGCGCCAGCACTACCACATGGTAGCCAAGGAGCTGCTGCCCGATGCGGCCGTGGCCCAGGAGGCGACCAAGCTGCTCGACGAGTCGTTCAAAACCATTTTCAACCTAACCCGCACGCCACTGTCGGCCTCGGGCGAAAAGGTGATTCTGGCACAGGGCGAGCTGCTGAGCACGCAGCTGTTTCATTTGTACCTGACGCGCGTGTTGGGTGAGCAAGCGGCCTTGCTGCCAGCGCTGGAGTTCATGCGCCTCGATCACGACGACGAACCCGATGCGGCCTACATCCGCGAGCATCTGGCCACGCAGTTGGCGGCACACCCAGGGCACCACCTGTTCATCACGCAAGGCTACATCTGCCGCAGTGCCGAGGGCTTTATCGACAACCTTAAGCGCGGCGGCTCCGACTACTCGGCGTCGCTGATTGGTGCGGCCGCCAGCGCCGAGGAAATCCAAATCTGGACCGACATCGACGGCCTGCACAACAACGACCCACGCGTGGTAGAGGGCACCTACCCCATCCGCGAATTGTCGTTCGATGAAGCGGCCGAGCTAGCTTACTTTGGGGCTAAAATCTTGCACCCCAGCTCGGTACTGCCAGCGCGCGAGCACGGCATTCCGGTGCGCCTGCTGAACACCATGCAGCCCGAAGCGCCGGGTACGCTCATTTCGTCGAAAACCGGTTCGGAGGCAATTAAGGCGGTAGCCGCCAAAGACGGCCTCACGGCCATTCGTATCAAAAGCAGCCGCATGCTGTTGGCTTTCGGTTTCTTGCGCAGCATTTTCGATGTGTTCGAGCGTTACCGCACGCCCATCGACATGGTAACCACCTCGGAGGTAGCCGTGTCGCTCACAATCGACGACTCGAGCAACCTGCCTGCCATTCTGGAAGAGCTTCGCCGCTTCGGCACCGTCGAAATCGACACCGACCTCACCATCATTTGCTTGGTAGGCAACCTGGTGCAGGAGCAGCACGGCGCCGCCGGCCAGGTGTTCGATACCTTGCGCGATGTGCCGTTGCGCATGATTAGCTACGGCGGCTCGCCCAACAACATCAGCATCCTCATCAACACCACCGACAAGGCCCGCGCCCTGCATGCCCTCAACGATGGCCTGTTTCGGCGCGAGCAAGCCTTGACTAACGCTCCTACTCAAGGGAACTAA
- a CDS encoding glycosyltransferase family 39 protein: MPSLPMSSRWWLWLLLLALGAAFFVNLNAWGVLESSEARYAEIGREMLVGQDWLHPRLLGIQHFHKPPVTYWLTAAGLGLFGSSAGAVRVLPVLAVLGQVALMYGLGLLLFSGDKRRAIATAVVYGTLPVVLISALNVTTDAYLATLELLSAYAFVRYHYTPADKPAAGWLYLGWVALGLGFLTKGPVAVVLPLMAVISLHTNREAPRRPWSAHHLLAFGLFVMAGLSWYLLLLLDDPKFLRYFLFEHTVQRFANAATFNRAKPWWFYVVLAPLGSLPWSAALIAEVVRTGWRGLGARWRQVLLWWVLVPLVFFSLSKSKLLLYVLPIFPGVALLTVELLGRRTDAVLFRWYVGFMSLFGLLLGAMCLLPIFGPGFGLTISPVTAMWPAGGVVVLLLTHLFWDEVRIAPKLLVLTVVFTMGLLVSAKAFLGQVEGQANGSRPVAERLKQLELAQRPVLVYNELLPSLAFEQHKLPVSLYDGNHSLQRETQFERDEQWRRHLINLQDPADTVALGTWLRQRPVVLTKKELPAERQYLVKGLGKHEQVGPWTIYY, translated from the coding sequence ATGCCGTCTTTACCCATGTCGTCGCGTTGGTGGTTGTGGTTGCTGCTGCTAGCCCTAGGTGCGGCGTTCTTCGTCAACCTCAACGCTTGGGGGGTGCTCGAGAGCAGCGAGGCGCGCTACGCCGAAATTGGCCGCGAAATGTTGGTGGGGCAGGATTGGCTGCACCCGCGCCTGCTGGGTATTCAGCATTTTCATAAGCCGCCCGTTACGTACTGGCTCACGGCCGCTGGCTTAGGGCTGTTCGGCTCTTCGGCCGGGGCGGTGCGCGTGCTGCCGGTGCTGGCGGTGCTAGGGCAAGTGGCGCTGATGTACGGCTTGGGCCTACTGCTGTTCAGCGGCGATAAGCGCCGCGCCATTGCCACGGCGGTGGTGTACGGCACGCTGCCGGTGGTGCTTATTTCGGCGCTCAACGTAACTACCGATGCCTACCTGGCTACGCTGGAGCTGCTGTCGGCTTATGCGTTCGTGCGCTACCATTACACGCCCGCTGACAAGCCGGCAGCGGGTTGGCTTTACCTAGGCTGGGTAGCGTTGGGGCTAGGTTTCCTCACGAAAGGCCCGGTAGCAGTGGTGCTCCCGCTGATGGCCGTAATCAGCCTACACACCAACCGCGAGGCGCCGCGCCGCCCCTGGAGTGCGCACCACCTGCTGGCGTTCGGGCTGTTTGTGATGGCGGGCCTCAGCTGGTACTTGTTGCTACTGCTCGACGACCCCAAGTTCCTACGCTATTTTCTGTTCGAGCACACGGTACAGCGCTTTGCCAACGCCGCCACGTTTAACCGGGCTAAGCCGTGGTGGTTTTACGTGGTGCTGGCGCCCCTGGGCAGCTTGCCGTGGTCGGCGGCGCTCATTGCCGAAGTGGTGCGCACCGGCTGGCGCGGCCTAGGTGCCCGGTGGCGGCAAGTGCTGCTGTGGTGGGTGCTGGTGCCGCTGGTGTTCTTCTCGCTTTCCAAATCGAAGCTGCTGCTCTACGTGCTGCCCATATTTCCGGGGGTGGCGCTGCTGACGGTGGAGCTGCTCGGCCGCCGCACCGATGCGGTGCTGTTTCGCTGGTATGTGGGCTTTATGTCGTTGTTCGGGTTGTTGCTCGGGGCCATGTGCTTGCTGCCCATCTTCGGTCCGGGCTTTGGCCTCACCATCAGCCCGGTTACGGCCATGTGGCCCGCAGGAGGTGTGGTGGTGCTGCTGCTTACGCACTTGTTTTGGGATGAAGTGCGCATTGCCCCCAAGCTGCTGGTGCTCACGGTGGTATTCACGATGGGCCTGCTGGTGTCGGCCAAGGCATTCCTAGGTCAGGTAGAAGGACAGGCCAACGGCAGCCGCCCAGTGGCCGAGCGCCTTAAGCAACTGGAACTGGCGCAACGCCCAGTGCTGGTGTACAACGAGTTGCTGCCTTCGTTGGCGTTCGAGCAGCACAAGCTGCCCGTTTCGCTCTACGATGGCAACCACAGCCTGCAGCGCGAAACCCAATTCGAGCGCGACGAGCAATGGCGCCGCCACCTCATCAACCTGCAAGACCCCGCCGATACCGTGGCCCTAGGTACCTGGCTTCGCCAACGCCCCGTGGTGCTGACCAAAAAGGAATTGCCCGCCGAGCGGCAGTACTTGGTAAAAGGCCTCGGCAAGCACGAGCAAGTAGGCCCCTGGACTATTTACTACTAA
- a CDS encoding alpha/beta hydrolase, which translates to MPSLSYYLTASVIKLKGLKKTFSGSSIDYAKLRRDDVHVPTPRHTLGQEFRTVKAGLATLTEILPATVSQPDVAVLYCPGGAFVYGPTEINWHSIARLAQQTQLTAYLVDYPKAPENQINTLNRSLDDAYAHLLTRYAARNIILIGDSVGGTLLALLVQRLLRQGATELPNSLILVSPVADASMTNPAIPALDQQDIMLGTAGVLSAKRMCAGPLSLRSSDISPLYGSFEGFVPTYLFIAERDIMRPDEELLAQKLMAAEVPLRVVRGAGMPHIWPLLPVMREARQALNEIGEIIREQAPPSCRR; encoded by the coding sequence ATGCCCAGCCTGTCCTACTACCTCACTGCCTCCGTCATCAAGCTTAAAGGCTTGAAGAAAACCTTTTCCGGCTCCTCCATCGACTATGCCAAGCTGCGCCGCGACGATGTGCACGTGCCCACGCCGCGCCATACGCTGGGGCAAGAGTTCCGGACGGTAAAGGCCGGGCTAGCTACGCTGACGGAAATACTGCCCGCCACCGTCAGTCAGCCGGACGTAGCTGTGCTGTACTGCCCGGGCGGCGCCTTTGTCTACGGCCCCACCGAAATCAACTGGCACAGCATTGCCCGGCTTGCGCAGCAAACCCAGCTGACGGCTTACTTGGTAGACTACCCCAAAGCGCCGGAAAATCAAATTAATACCCTCAACCGCAGCCTCGACGACGCATACGCCCACCTGCTCACGCGCTACGCCGCCCGCAACATTATTCTAATCGGTGATTCGGTGGGCGGCACGCTGCTAGCCCTGCTGGTGCAGCGGTTGCTGCGGCAAGGCGCCACTGAGCTACCCAACAGCCTCATTCTGGTGTCGCCGGTAGCCGATGCCAGCATGACTAACCCGGCCATTCCGGCGCTGGATCAGCAGGATATCATGCTTGGTACGGCGGGCGTGTTGTCGGCCAAGCGCATGTGTGCCGGTCCGTTGTCGCTGCGTAGCTCTGATATTTCGCCGCTATACGGCTCGTTCGAGGGCTTCGTGCCTACTTACTTATTCATTGCCGAGCGCGACATTATGCGCCCCGACGAAGAGTTGCTGGCTCAAAAACTGATGGCCGCAGAGGTACCGCTACGGGTGGTACGCGGCGCCGGTATGCCGCACATCTGGCCCTTGCTGCCCGTAATGCGTGAGGCCCGGCAGGCGCTGAATGAAATTGGGGAGATTATCAGAGAGCAAGCGCCACCAAGTTGTCGGCGGTAG
- a CDS encoding GNAT family N-acetyltransferase, which translates to MAEPNPQMRPEMPADKEAVFEVNKRAFNRPDEALLVDALRQSPAFVPGLSLVAEAAGQVVGHILFTIIKIEQPGREPITSLALAPMAVLPEWQGQGLGTQLVQRGLEQARALGCRSVIVLGHEHYYPRFGFRPAQEWGISAPFAVPAAAFMALELVPGALAGVQGVVRYAPEFGL; encoded by the coding sequence ATGGCCGAGCCAAACCCGCAGATGCGCCCCGAAATGCCGGCCGATAAAGAAGCCGTTTTCGAGGTAAACAAGCGTGCGTTCAACCGCCCCGACGAGGCTCTTTTGGTTGATGCGCTGCGTCAGAGCCCTGCATTTGTGCCAGGTTTGTCGTTGGTGGCCGAAGCGGCCGGGCAAGTGGTCGGCCATATCTTGTTTACCATTATCAAGATCGAGCAGCCTGGCCGGGAGCCAATTACCAGCCTAGCACTTGCGCCCATGGCTGTGCTGCCCGAGTGGCAAGGCCAAGGCCTAGGTACCCAGTTGGTGCAACGTGGTTTGGAGCAAGCCCGCGCGTTGGGGTGCCGCTCAGTAATCGTTCTTGGCCACGAGCATTACTACCCTAGGTTCGGTTTCAGGCCTGCGCAGGAGTGGGGCATCAGCGCTCCGTTTGCGGTGCCGGCCGCCGCATTTATGGCCTTAGAGCTGGTGCCCGGTGCGCTGGCAGGTGTGCAGGGCGTGGTGCGCTACGCACCTGAGTTCGGCCTTTAA
- a CDS encoding glycoside hydrolase family 97 protein translates to MTRAALAFAAALLASGPALAQTLRSPSNKLALNFRLSPEGEPLYQLSFGQKQVLKPSRLGVLLQGQPGFDKGLTVIKVDSAQADETWAPVWGEVKQIRNRYKELLVTLQQPGTEKRQMQVRFRLFDDGLGFRYEWPQHPNLQYFVVQQERTEFNLPANHKAFWIPGDYDSNEYAYQTTRLSEVNTLPITPIQLKAAPTTVQTPLMLKSDDGLYVNIHEAALVNYPAMMLNVDTKNYALGAQLVPTATGAAAYLQAPEHTPWRTVVVSNKATEVLASKLILNLNEPTKLQDVSWIKPQKFVGVWWEMHVNKASWNYSDTGNLKLASTDWNALKPNGRHGANTANVKRYIDFAAKHGIEGVLVEGWNVGWEDWHGNWKEEVFDFVTPYPDFDVQELQRYAVGKGVKLIMHHETSGSVTNYERRQDEALRFMKDHGYDAVKTGYVGRIIPRGEHHDGQWMVNHYNRTAEHMAKRQIMVDMHESVRPTGLHRTYPNWLASEAARGNEFNAWSEGNPPEHETILPFTRLMGGPMDYTPGVFQIKLESWNPERNKGRQVHTTLAKQLALYVTMYSPLQMVADLPEAYEQRLDAFQFIKDVPVDWDDTRVLLAEPGDYLTIARKAKGKDEWYLGAITDEQARNQQVKLDFLSPNTTYEATIYADGKGADWEKNPMVYQIRKQRVTSKSNLKLQLAAGGGTAISFKPAQR, encoded by the coding sequence ATGACCCGTGCTGCCCTTGCCTTTGCTGCCGCGCTGCTTGCCTCCGGGCCCGCGCTGGCTCAAACCCTCCGCTCCCCCTCCAACAAGCTCGCGCTCAACTTCCGCTTGAGCCCCGAGGGCGAGCCGCTGTACCAGCTCAGCTTCGGGCAGAAGCAAGTGCTGAAACCCAGCCGCCTAGGTGTGTTGCTGCAAGGCCAGCCAGGGTTCGACAAAGGGCTGACGGTAATCAAAGTTGATTCGGCGCAGGCCGATGAAACCTGGGCGCCGGTGTGGGGCGAGGTGAAGCAAATTCGCAACCGCTACAAAGAGTTGCTGGTAACGCTGCAGCAACCGGGCACTGAAAAGCGGCAGATGCAGGTGCGTTTCCGGTTGTTTGACGACGGCCTGGGTTTTCGGTACGAGTGGCCGCAGCACCCCAACCTGCAGTACTTTGTGGTGCAGCAAGAGCGTACCGAGTTCAACCTGCCGGCCAACCACAAAGCCTTCTGGATACCCGGCGACTACGACTCGAACGAGTACGCCTACCAAACCACCCGACTGAGCGAGGTGAACACCCTGCCCATTACGCCCATTCAGCTAAAGGCAGCGCCAACCACGGTGCAAACACCCCTGATGCTGAAATCGGACGATGGGCTGTACGTGAACATCCACGAAGCGGCCTTGGTGAACTACCCCGCCATGATGCTGAATGTGGACACTAAGAACTACGCCCTAGGTGCGCAGCTGGTGCCCACGGCCACCGGGGCCGCGGCTTACCTGCAAGCGCCCGAGCACACGCCCTGGCGCACGGTGGTAGTAAGCAACAAAGCCACCGAGGTACTGGCCTCGAAGCTTATTCTGAACCTGAACGAGCCCACCAAGCTGCAGGATGTTAGCTGGATTAAGCCGCAGAAGTTTGTGGGGGTGTGGTGGGAGATGCACGTCAACAAAGCCTCCTGGAACTACTCCGACACCGGCAACCTAAAGCTGGCCTCCACGGATTGGAACGCGCTTAAGCCCAACGGACGCCACGGCGCCAACACCGCCAACGTAAAGCGCTACATCGATTTTGCGGCCAAGCACGGCATTGAGGGCGTGCTGGTAGAAGGCTGGAACGTGGGTTGGGAAGACTGGCACGGCAACTGGAAGGAAGAGGTGTTCGACTTTGTGACGCCGTACCCCGATTTCGACGTGCAGGAGCTGCAGCGCTACGCCGTGGGCAAGGGCGTAAAGCTGATTATGCACCACGAAACCTCGGGCTCGGTTACCAACTACGAGCGCCGCCAGGACGAAGCCTTGCGCTTTATGAAAGACCACGGCTACGATGCCGTGAAAACCGGCTACGTGGGCCGCATTATTCCGCGCGGGGAGCACCACGATGGCCAGTGGATGGTAAACCACTACAACCGCACCGCCGAGCACATGGCCAAGCGCCAGATTATGGTGGATATGCACGAATCGGTGCGCCCCACCGGCCTGCACCGCACCTACCCCAACTGGCTGGCCAGCGAGGCGGCACGCGGCAACGAGTTCAACGCCTGGAGCGAAGGCAACCCACCCGAGCACGAAACCATTTTGCCCTTTACGCGCCTGATGGGCGGCCCCATGGATTACACGCCCGGCGTATTCCAGATAAAGCTGGAAAGCTGGAACCCCGAGCGCAACAAAGGCCGGCAAGTGCACACCACCCTGGCCAAGCAGCTGGCCCTGTACGTTACCATGTACTCGCCGCTGCAAATGGTCGCCGACCTGCCCGAAGCCTACGAGCAGCGCCTCGATGCCTTTCAGTTTATCAAGGACGTACCCGTGGATTGGGACGACACCCGCGTGCTGCTGGCCGAACCCGGCGACTACCTCACCATCGCGCGCAAAGCCAAAGGCAAAGACGAGTGGTACCTAGGTGCCATTACCGACGAGCAGGCCCGCAACCAGCAAGTAAAGCTCGATTTCCTCTCGCCCAACACCACCTACGAAGCCACCATCTACGCCGACGGCAAAGGCGCCGATTGGGAGAAAAACCCCATGGTGTACCAAATCCGGAAACAGCGGGTAACCAGCAAATCGAACTTAAAGCTGCAGTTGGCTGCCGGTGGTGGTACAGCCATCAGCTTTAAGCCCGCGCAGCGCTAG
- the lysA gene encoding diaminopimelate decarboxylase codes for MSLQLPSDLATRPTPFYLYDLGLLRQTLQAAQRAAESRNIQVHYALKANTNDPVLQLMREHGFGADCVSGNEVQRALEAGFAPDHVVFAGVGKSDAEINRALAADIWCFNVESGPELEVLSELAGALGKKARVALRLNPNVDARTHHYITTGLKANKFGIGMAELPGVVDMLATLPHVELVGLHVHIGSQITDISVFETLCHRVNELQQWFEHRGIVLPHLNVGGGLGVNYEQPDEQLIPDFEAYFSTIDQYLRRRPEQQVHVELGRALVAQCGTLVSRVLYVKESQQTRFAILDAGMTELIRPALYQSYHRIENLTSQGEEQLYDVVGPICESSDSFGRRIALPETRRGDVVVLRTAGAYGEVMASNYNLRDKAPAVYV; via the coding sequence ATGTCTCTTCAACTTCCGTCGGACTTAGCCACCCGGCCCACACCCTTTTATCTCTACGACCTAGGCCTGCTGCGCCAGACCTTGCAGGCCGCCCAGCGCGCCGCCGAGTCGCGCAACATTCAGGTGCATTACGCGCTCAAAGCCAACACCAACGACCCCGTGCTGCAGTTGATGCGGGAGCATGGTTTTGGGGCCGACTGCGTAAGCGGCAACGAAGTGCAGCGTGCCCTCGAGGCCGGCTTCGCGCCCGACCACGTGGTGTTTGCCGGCGTAGGCAAATCGGATGCGGAAATCAACCGCGCGCTGGCTGCCGATATCTGGTGCTTCAACGTGGAGTCGGGCCCCGAGCTGGAGGTGCTCAGCGAGCTAGCCGGCGCCCTAGGTAAAAAAGCCCGCGTGGCGCTGCGCCTCAATCCAAACGTTGATGCTCGCACGCACCACTACATCACCACGGGCCTGAAAGCCAATAAGTTCGGCATTGGCATGGCCGAGTTGCCGGGCGTGGTAGATATGCTGGCAACGCTGCCACACGTGGAGCTGGTGGGTTTGCACGTGCACATCGGTTCGCAGATTACCGACATATCGGTGTTTGAAACCTTGTGCCACCGCGTGAATGAGTTGCAGCAGTGGTTTGAGCACCGTGGCATTGTGCTGCCCCACCTCAACGTAGGCGGCGGCCTAGGCGTGAACTACGAGCAGCCCGACGAGCAGCTGATTCCTGACTTCGAGGCCTACTTTAGCACCATCGACCAGTACCTGCGCCGCCGCCCCGAGCAGCAAGTGCACGTGGAGCTTGGTCGCGCCCTGGTGGCCCAGTGTGGCACGCTGGTAAGCCGTGTGCTCTACGTTAAGGAAAGCCAGCAGACGCGTTTCGCAATCCTCGATGCAGGCATGACGGAGCTAATCCGCCCGGCTTTGTACCAGAGCTACCACCGCATCGAGAACCTGACCAGCCAAGGCGAAGAGCAGCTTTACGACGTGGTGGGCCCCATCTGCGAATCGTCGGACTCGTTTGGGCGGCGCATTGCCCTACCCGAAACCCGCCGCGGCGACGTGGTGGTGTTGCGCACGGCCGGCGCCTACGGCGAGGTTATGGCCTCGAACTACAACCTTCGCGACAAAGCCCCGGCGGTGTACGTGTAG
- a CDS encoding DUF2905 domain-containing protein, with amino-acid sequence MPPQLGKLLVIAGLGIVVLGAVIWLGGGSLFSWFGRLPGDIRIERPNFRFYAPIVSMLLLSLVLSAIMWLVRRL; translated from the coding sequence ATGCCTCCCCAACTCGGTAAACTACTCGTCATTGCTGGCCTCGGCATTGTGGTGCTCGGCGCCGTGATTTGGCTGGGCGGTGGCAGCTTATTCAGTTGGTTTGGCCGCTTGCCCGGCGACATCCGCATCGAACGGCCCAACTTCCGATTCTACGCGCCCATCGTATCGATGCTGCTGCTGAGTTTGGTGCTGAGCGCGATTATGTGGTTGGTGCGCAGGCTGTAG
- a CDS encoding DUF2911 domain-containing protein, producing MKLLSTLVLAGGLCSVAALPLQAQQLRLPVMSPTVRMRQDFSTSYIELTYGRPSKRGRDIFGKLEPYGQVWRTGANSSTRIKFGEEVKFGGQVVPAGTYALFTIPDPKEWTIILNKDTSQWGAYDYRPELDQVRVKAKPRTANTAAESFAITLENLQPAAADLYLRWDKVRVSVPIEADADARIMAQIQDAMKTDKKPYFAAAQYYYSTGKDLNQAIAWLDESIKQQPSYYAYYWKGKMLQKANRNAEAADAVRQSLALVKQEKNEHSRDEYTRLNEQLLKEVKGKK from the coding sequence ATGAAACTACTTTCCACTCTGGTTTTGGCTGGAGGCTTGTGTAGCGTAGCCGCGCTGCCGCTGCAAGCCCAACAACTGCGCCTGCCCGTGATGAGCCCTACTGTGCGCATGCGGCAGGATTTCTCCACGTCCTACATCGAGCTGACGTATGGCCGCCCCTCCAAGCGCGGCCGCGACATCTTTGGTAAGCTGGAGCCCTACGGCCAGGTGTGGCGCACGGGGGCCAACTCGTCTACCCGCATCAAGTTTGGCGAGGAAGTAAAATTTGGAGGCCAAGTGGTGCCGGCCGGTACCTACGCCTTGTTCACCATCCCCGACCCCAAGGAGTGGACCATCATTCTGAACAAAGACACCTCGCAGTGGGGTGCCTACGACTACCGGCCCGAACTCGACCAAGTGCGCGTGAAAGCCAAGCCGCGCACCGCCAACACCGCCGCCGAGTCGTTTGCCATTACGCTGGAAAACCTGCAGCCTGCCGCCGCCGACTTGTACCTGCGGTGGGACAAAGTGCGCGTGAGCGTGCCCATCGAGGCCGATGCCGACGCCCGCATCATGGCGCAAATTCAGGACGCCATGAAGACGGACAAGAAGCCGTACTTCGCCGCCGCGCAGTACTACTACAGCACCGGCAAAGACCTGAACCAAGCCATTGCCTGGCTCGACGAATCCATTAAGCAGCAGCCCAGCTACTACGCCTATTACTGGAAGGGCAAAATGCTGCAGAAAGCCAACCGCAACGCCGAAGCCGCCGATGCCGTGCGCCAGTCGTTGGCCCTCGTGAAGCAGGAGAAAAACGAACACAGCCGCGACGAGTACACCCGCCTGAACGAGCAATTGCTTAAGGAGGTGAAAGGCAAGAAGTAA
- a CDS encoding SDR family oxidoreductase gives MRILLTGANGYIGQRLLPLLVEAGHDVTCLVRDPRRFALPPPLHERVQVVQADLRQPDTLRQLPHDFDAAYYLVHSMSTNGRDFFRTEQQSASNFVQYLNGTRIRQVIYLSGIVNDPKLSTHLRSRLGVERELKKAAHAQTTVLRASIIIGSGSASFEIIRDLVEKLPVMVGPRWLNSRCQPIGVRDVMHYLTAVLDNPACLGKTFDIGGPDVLTYKQMLQGFARLRGFRRPILTVPVLTPRLSSWWLFLVTRTSFSLAQSLVDSLKNDTVADLRRSIRKAVPHQCMSYTEALELAFQRIEQNEVISSWKDAASSGVADKNYMDYVQIPQHGMFFDRQVMHFARPPEEVLDNIWRIGGKRGWYKVDWLWRVRGLLDKLVGGVGLRRGRRSASSLRPGDPLDFWRVLVADRASRRLLLYAEMKLPGEAWLQFRILDNADGTHVLEQLAAFRPRGLAGRLYWYSLVPFHFVIFKGMIENIVQYGSTPRSPSSAVPSAT, from the coding sequence ATGCGCATTCTGCTCACCGGCGCCAACGGCTACATTGGCCAACGCCTGCTGCCGCTGCTGGTAGAAGCCGGCCACGACGTAACCTGCCTCGTGCGCGACCCCAGGCGCTTTGCCCTGCCGCCCCCGTTGCACGAGCGCGTGCAGGTGGTGCAGGCCGATTTGCGCCAGCCCGATACGCTGCGTCAGCTACCTCACGACTTCGACGCCGCCTACTACCTGGTGCATTCCATGAGCACCAACGGCCGCGACTTCTTTCGGACCGAGCAGCAGTCGGCCAGCAACTTTGTGCAGTACCTCAACGGCACCCGCATCCGGCAGGTGATTTACCTCTCGGGCATCGTCAACGACCCGAAGCTCTCCACCCACCTTCGCTCGCGCCTAGGTGTGGAGCGCGAGCTGAAGAAAGCCGCCCACGCCCAAACCACCGTGTTGCGCGCCAGCATCATCATCGGCTCGGGCTCGGCCTCGTTCGAAATCATCCGTGATTTGGTGGAGAAGCTCCCGGTGATGGTGGGCCCTAGGTGGCTAAACTCGCGCTGCCAACCCATTGGCGTGCGCGACGTGATGCACTACCTCACCGCCGTGCTCGACAACCCCGCTTGCTTGGGCAAAACCTTCGATATCGGTGGGCCCGATGTGCTCACGTACAAGCAGATGCTGCAGGGCTTTGCGCGGCTGCGCGGCTTTCGTCGGCCCATACTCACGGTGCCGGTGCTCACGCCCCGGTTGTCGTCGTGGTGGTTGTTTCTGGTAACGCGCACCTCGTTTTCGCTGGCGCAAAGCTTGGTCGATTCGCTGAAGAATGACACCGTGGCCGATTTGCGTCGCAGCATCCGTAAAGCCGTGCCGCACCAGTGCATGAGCTACACCGAAGCGCTGGAGCTGGCATTCCAGCGCATCGAGCAAAACGAGGTAATCAGCAGCTGGAAGGACGCGGCCAGCAGCGGCGTGGCCGACAAAAACTACATGGACTACGTGCAGATACCGCAGCACGGCATGTTCTTCGACCGCCAAGTAATGCACTTTGCCCGCCCGCCCGAAGAGGTGCTCGATAACATTTGGCGCATTGGCGGCAAACGCGGGTGGTACAAAGTGGATTGGCTGTGGCGCGTGCGTGGCTTGCTCGATAAACTAGTGGGCGGTGTAGGCTTGCGGCGCGGACGCCGTTCTGCCTCGTCGCTGCGCCCCGGCGACCCGCTCGATTTCTGGCGTGTGCTGGTAGCCGACCGTGCCAGCCGCCGTCTGCTGCTCTATGCCGAAATGAAGCTGCCCGGCGAAGCGTGGCTGCAGTTTCGCATTCTCGATAACGCCGATGGCACCCACGTGCTCGAGCAATTGGCCGCTTTCCGGCCGCGCGGCTTGGCGGGGCGCTTGTACTGGTATTCGCTAGTGCCCTTCCATTTCGTCATTTTCAAGGGCATGATCGAAAATATTGTGCAGTACGGCAGCACGCCTAGGTCACCATCGTCTGCGGTGCCGTCGGCTACCTAG